Proteins from a genomic interval of Stenotrophomonas maltophilia:
- a CDS encoding efflux RND transporter permease subunit — translation MGFSTIFIRRPIATSLLMAGLLLLGILGYRKLPVSALPEIDAPSLVVTTQYPGANATTMASLVTTPLERQFGQISGLELMTSDSSAGLSTIILQFSMDRDIDIAAQDVQAAIRQATLPSSLPYQPVYNRVNPADAAIVTLKLTSDTRPLRDVNNYADSILAQRLSQVQGVGLVSIAGNVRPAVRIQVNPAQLSNMGLTLEQLRSALTQANVNAPKGSLNGKTQSYSIGTNDQLASAAEYRDTIISYKNGRPVRLSDVAEVVDGVENDQLAAWADGKPAVLLEVRRQPGANIVQTVERIRAILPQLQGVLPADVHLEIFNDRTETIRASVHEVQFTLILTIGLVVAVIFVFLRRLWATIIPSVAVPLSLAGTFAVMAFAGMSLDNLSLMALVVATGFVVDDAIVMIENIVRYIEQGKSGKEAAEIGARQIGFTVLSLTVSLVAVFLPLLLMPGVTGRLFHEFAWVLSIAVVLSMLISLTLTPMMCAYLLKPDALPEGEDAHERAAAAGKQNLWTRTVGLYEHSLDWVLGHQRLTLAVAGAALVLTVLLYVLIPKGLLPEQDTGLITGVVQADQNIAFPQMEQRTKQVAEALRHDPDVTGVSAFIGAGSMNPTLNQGQLSIVLKERGERDGLDEILPRLQKAVAGIPGVALYLKPVQDVTLDTRVAATEYQYSLSDVDSATVATQATRLTEALRKRPELADVDNNLSNQGRALELNIDRDKASVLGVPMQTIDDTLYDAFGQRQISTIFTELNQYRVVLEVAPEFRTSTALMEQLAVASNGAGALTGTNATSFGQVTSSNSSTATGIGAQNTGITVGAGNIIPLSALAEGKVSSAPLVVSHQQQLPAVTISFNVAPGYSLSEAVRAIQETKDSLDMPAHLHAEFIGKAAEFTGSQTDVVWLLLASLVVIYIVLGVLYESYIHPITIISTLPPAGVGALLALMLCGLSLSVDGIVGIVLLIGIVKKNGIMMVDFAIEARRAGANAHEAIRRACLLRFRPIMMTTAAAMLGALPLALGTGIGSELRRPLGIAIVGGLLLSQLVTLYTTPVIYLYMERFSEWLARRREQRALRNGSLQEPQA, via the coding sequence GTGGGCTTTTCGACGATCTTCATCCGCCGCCCGATCGCCACCTCGCTGTTGATGGCGGGCCTGTTGCTGCTGGGCATCCTCGGTTACCGCAAGCTGCCGGTATCGGCGCTGCCGGAAATCGATGCGCCCAGCCTGGTGGTCACCACCCAGTACCCCGGCGCCAACGCCACCACCATGGCCTCGCTGGTCACCACGCCACTGGAGCGCCAGTTCGGGCAGATTTCCGGGCTGGAGCTGATGACGTCGGACTCGTCGGCCGGGTTGTCGACGATCATCCTGCAGTTCTCGATGGACCGCGACATCGACATCGCCGCACAGGACGTGCAGGCGGCGATCCGCCAGGCCACCCTGCCCTCGTCGCTGCCCTACCAGCCGGTCTACAACCGGGTGAATCCGGCCGACGCGGCCATCGTCACCCTGAAGCTGACCTCTGACACGCGGCCGCTACGCGACGTCAACAACTACGCCGACTCGATCCTGGCCCAGCGCCTGTCGCAGGTGCAGGGCGTGGGCCTGGTCTCGATTGCCGGCAACGTGCGCCCGGCCGTGCGCATCCAGGTCAACCCGGCGCAGCTGTCGAACATGGGCCTGACCCTCGAACAGCTGCGCAGCGCGCTCACGCAAGCCAACGTCAATGCGCCGAAGGGTTCGTTGAACGGCAAGACCCAGTCCTACAGCATCGGTACCAACGACCAGCTGGCCAGCGCTGCCGAGTACCGCGACACCATCATCAGCTACAAGAACGGCCGCCCGGTGCGGTTGTCCGACGTGGCCGAGGTGGTCGATGGCGTGGAGAACGACCAGCTGGCGGCCTGGGCCGATGGCAAGCCGGCGGTGCTGCTGGAAGTGCGTCGCCAGCCCGGTGCCAACATCGTGCAGACTGTCGAGCGCATCCGCGCGATCCTGCCGCAGCTGCAGGGCGTGCTGCCGGCCGACGTGCACCTGGAGATCTTCAACGATCGTACCGAGACCATCCGCGCCTCGGTGCATGAAGTGCAGTTCACCCTGATCCTCACCATCGGCCTGGTGGTGGCGGTGATCTTCGTGTTCCTGCGCCGGCTGTGGGCCACCATCATCCCGTCGGTGGCAGTACCGCTGTCGCTGGCCGGCACCTTCGCGGTGATGGCCTTTGCCGGCATGTCGCTGGACAACCTGTCACTGATGGCGCTGGTGGTGGCCACCGGCTTCGTGGTCGACGATGCGATCGTGATGATCGAGAACATCGTGCGTTACATCGAGCAGGGCAAGAGTGGCAAGGAAGCGGCCGAGATCGGCGCACGCCAGATCGGCTTTACCGTGCTGTCGCTGACCGTCTCGCTGGTGGCGGTGTTCCTGCCGCTGCTGCTGATGCCCGGTGTCACCGGCCGCCTGTTCCACGAGTTCGCGTGGGTGCTGAGCATCGCTGTCGTGCTGTCGATGCTGATCTCGCTGACGCTGACCCCGATGATGTGCGCCTACCTGCTCAAGCCCGACGCCCTGCCCGAGGGCGAGGACGCGCACGAGCGTGCGGCGGCGGCCGGCAAGCAGAACCTGTGGACACGCACCGTGGGCCTGTACGAGCACAGCCTGGACTGGGTGCTGGGCCACCAGCGGCTGACCCTGGCCGTGGCCGGCGCCGCACTGGTGCTGACCGTGCTGCTGTATGTATTGATTCCCAAGGGCCTGCTGCCCGAGCAGGACACCGGCCTGATCACCGGCGTGGTGCAGGCCGACCAGAACATCGCCTTCCCGCAGATGGAGCAGCGCACCAAGCAGGTCGCCGAAGCGCTGCGCCACGATCCGGATGTGACCGGCGTGTCGGCATTCATCGGTGCCGGCAGCATGAACCCCACGCTCAACCAGGGCCAGCTGTCGATCGTGCTGAAGGAACGCGGCGAGCGCGATGGCCTGGATGAGATCCTGCCGCGCCTGCAGAAGGCGGTGGCCGGTATTCCCGGCGTGGCGCTGTACCTGAAGCCGGTACAGGACGTGACCCTGGACACCCGCGTGGCGGCCACCGAGTACCAGTACTCGCTGTCGGACGTGGATTCGGCGACGGTGGCGACCCAGGCCACGCGCCTGACCGAAGCGCTGCGCAAGCGCCCGGAACTGGCCGACGTCGACAACAACCTGTCCAACCAGGGCCGCGCGCTTGAACTGAACATCGACCGCGACAAGGCCAGCGTGCTGGGCGTGCCGATGCAGACCATCGACGACACGCTCTACGATGCGTTCGGCCAGCGCCAGATCTCGACCATCTTCACCGAACTCAACCAGTATCGGGTTGTGCTGGAAGTGGCGCCGGAGTTCCGTACCAGCACCGCGCTGATGGAACAGCTGGCCGTGGCTTCCAACGGCGCCGGCGCGCTGACCGGCACCAATGCCACCAGCTTCGGCCAGGTCACCTCGTCCAACTCGTCCACCGCCACCGGCATCGGCGCGCAGAACACCGGCATCACGGTCGGCGCCGGCAACATCATTCCGCTGTCGGCGCTGGCCGAAGGCAAGGTCAGCAGTGCGCCGCTGGTGGTCAGCCACCAGCAGCAGCTGCCGGCAGTGACGATCTCGTTCAACGTGGCGCCGGGCTATTCGCTGTCCGAAGCGGTGCGTGCGATCCAGGAGACCAAGGACAGCCTGGACATGCCGGCACACCTGCATGCCGAGTTCATCGGCAAGGCCGCCGAATTCACCGGCAGCCAGACCGATGTGGTGTGGCTGCTGCTGGCCTCGCTGGTGGTGATCTACATCGTGCTCGGCGTGCTCTACGAGAGCTACATCCACCCGATCACGATCATCTCCACGCTGCCACCGGCCGGCGTCGGCGCGCTGCTGGCGCTGATGCTGTGCGGGCTGAGCCTGTCGGTGGACGGCATCGTCGGCATCGTGCTGCTGATCGGCATCGTCAAGAAGAACGGCATCATGATGGTGGACTTCGCGATCGAGGCGCGTCGCGCCGGTGCCAACGCGCATGAAGCGATCCGCCGCGCCTGCCTGCTGCGCTTCCGCCCGATCATGATGACCACCGCCGCGGCAATGCTCGGCGCACTGCCGCTGGCGCTGGGCACCGGCATCGGCTCGGAGCTGCGGCGCCCGCTGGGCATCGCCATCGTCGGCGGCCTGCTGCTGTCGCAGCTGGTCACGCTGTACACGACGCCGGTGATCTACCTGTACATGGAACGCTTCTCCGAATGGCTGGCGCGCCGCCGCGAGCAGCGCGCACTGCGCAACGGTTCGCTGCAGGAGCCGCAGGCATGA
- a CDS encoding efflux RND transporter permease subunit, translating to MNLSGPFIRRPIGTALLAIGLFMVGLICYLRLGVSALPNIEIPVIFVHASQSGADAATMASTVTAPLERHLGQLPGIDRMRSSSSEGSSLVFMIFQSGHNIDSAALDVQTAINSAQADLPSGMGSPMYQKANPNDDPVIAIALTSQTQSADELYNVADSLLAQRIRQISGVASVDIAGASTPAVRVDVNLRLMNALGLTADDLRNAVRAANVTSPTGFLSDGNTTTAIIANDSVARAADFADLVVKTQGDGRVIRLKDIANVYDGQQDAYQAAWFDHKPAVVMYVFTRAGANIVETVDRVKAQIPTLRDYLQPGTTMTPYFDRTPTIRSSLHEVQITLLISLAMVVLTMALFLRRLAPTLIAAVTVPLSLAGAALVMYVMGFTLNNLSLLALVIAIGFVVDDAIVVIENIMRHLDEGMPRMQAALTGAREIGFTIVSITASLVAVFIPLLFASGMMGAFFREFTVTLVAAIVVSMIVSLTLTPALCSRFLSAHDHAAPPSRFGRWLDAGHERMLRIYTVFLDFSLRHALLMSLTPLILIGVTVFLFGAVKKGAFPPQDTGLIWGRANSSATVSFEDMVARQRRITDMLMADPAVKTVGVRLGSGRQGSSAQFNIELKSRSDGRRETTAHALARLSAKADRYPDLQLRLRAIQDLPSNDGGGSSQGAQYRISLQGNDLASLQEWLPKLQAELKKNPKLRDVGTDVDNAGLRQNIEIDRAKAARLGITVGAIDGALYGAFGQRQISTIYSDINQYSVVVNALPSQTATPAALDEVYVRARNGDMVPITAVATQVPGLAPSQITHENQYTTMDLSYNLAPDVSMGEAKAIIDATVAGMRMPGDIRLADDAGFGFNSDPSDMLILVFAAILTVYLVLGMLYESLIHPVTILSTLPAAGVGALLALFGTNTELSVISMIALVLLIGIVKKNAIMMIDFALVAQREHGLAPRDAAREASIVRFRPIMMTTMVAILAAVPLAIGLGEGSELRRPLGIAMIGGLLFSQSLTLLSTPALYVIFSCLAERWRARRARKREAKLLKRAQRA from the coding sequence ATGAACCTGTCCGGCCCCTTCATCCGCCGCCCGATCGGCACCGCGCTGCTGGCCATCGGCCTGTTCATGGTCGGCCTGATCTGCTACCTGCGCCTGGGCGTATCGGCACTGCCGAACATCGAGATCCCGGTGATCTTCGTGCACGCCAGCCAGTCCGGCGCGGATGCGGCGACCATGGCCTCGACAGTCACCGCGCCGCTGGAGCGCCACCTCGGCCAGCTGCCGGGCATCGACCGCATGCGCTCGTCGAGCTCGGAAGGCAGCTCGCTGGTGTTCATGATCTTCCAGAGCGGCCACAACATCGATTCGGCCGCGCTGGACGTGCAGACCGCGATCAATTCGGCGCAGGCCGACCTGCCTTCGGGCATGGGCTCGCCGATGTACCAGAAGGCGAACCCGAACGACGACCCGGTGATCGCCATCGCGCTCACCTCGCAGACGCAGTCGGCCGATGAGCTGTACAACGTCGCCGACTCGCTGCTGGCGCAGCGCATCCGCCAGATCAGCGGCGTCGCCTCGGTCGACATCGCCGGTGCCTCGACGCCGGCGGTACGCGTGGACGTCAACCTGCGCCTGATGAACGCGCTCGGCCTGACCGCCGATGACCTGCGCAACGCGGTGCGCGCGGCCAACGTGACCTCGCCCACCGGCTTCCTCAGCGATGGCAACACCACCACCGCGATCATCGCCAACGATTCGGTGGCACGCGCCGCCGACTTCGCCGACCTGGTGGTCAAGACCCAGGGCGATGGCCGGGTGATCCGCCTGAAGGACATCGCCAACGTCTACGACGGCCAGCAGGACGCCTACCAGGCCGCGTGGTTCGACCACAAGCCGGCGGTGGTGATGTACGTGTTCACTCGTGCCGGCGCCAACATCGTGGAGACGGTGGACCGGGTCAAGGCACAGATCCCGACCCTGCGCGACTACCTGCAGCCGGGCACCACGATGACGCCGTACTTCGACCGTACGCCGACCATCCGTTCCTCGCTGCATGAAGTGCAGATCACCCTGCTGATCAGCCTGGCCATGGTGGTGCTGACCATGGCGCTGTTCCTGCGCCGGCTGGCACCGACGCTGATCGCTGCGGTGACCGTTCCGCTGTCGCTGGCCGGTGCCGCGCTGGTGATGTACGTGATGGGCTTCACCCTGAACAACCTGAGCCTGCTGGCGCTGGTGATCGCGATCGGCTTCGTGGTCGACGATGCGATCGTGGTGATCGAGAACATCATGCGCCACCTCGACGAGGGCATGCCGCGCATGCAGGCGGCACTGACCGGCGCGCGCGAGATCGGCTTCACCATCGTCTCGATCACCGCCTCGCTGGTGGCGGTGTTCATCCCGCTGCTGTTCGCCAGCGGCATGATGGGCGCGTTCTTCCGCGAGTTCACCGTCACCCTGGTGGCGGCGATCGTGGTGTCGATGATCGTCTCGCTGACGCTGACCCCGGCGCTGTGCAGCCGCTTCCTCAGTGCCCACGATCACGCTGCGCCGCCGTCGCGCTTCGGCCGCTGGCTCGATGCCGGCCATGAACGCATGCTGCGCATCTACACGGTGTTCCTCGACTTCTCGCTGCGCCACGCGCTGCTGATGTCACTGACTCCGCTGATCCTGATCGGCGTCACCGTCTTCCTGTTCGGCGCGGTGAAGAAGGGCGCGTTCCCGCCGCAGGACACCGGCCTGATCTGGGGTCGCGCCAACTCCAGCGCCACCGTGTCCTTCGAGGACATGGTGGCCCGCCAGCGCCGCATCACCGACATGCTGATGGCCGACCCCGCGGTGAAGACCGTGGGCGTGCGCCTGGGCAGTGGCCGCCAGGGCTCCAGCGCACAGTTCAACATCGAGCTGAAGTCGCGCAGCGACGGCCGTCGCGAAACCACCGCGCACGCACTGGCACGGTTGAGTGCCAAGGCCGACCGCTACCCCGACCTGCAGCTGCGCCTGCGTGCGATCCAGGATCTTCCCAGCAACGATGGCGGCGGTTCCAGCCAGGGCGCCCAGTACCGCATCTCGCTGCAGGGCAACGACCTGGCATCGCTCCAGGAATGGCTGCCAAAGCTGCAGGCGGAATTGAAGAAGAACCCGAAGCTGCGCGACGTCGGCACCGACGTGGACAACGCCGGCCTGCGCCAGAACATCGAGATCGACCGCGCCAAGGCCGCGCGCCTTGGCATCACCGTCGGCGCCATCGATGGCGCGCTGTACGGTGCGTTCGGCCAGCGCCAGATCTCCACCATCTACTCCGACATCAACCAGTACAGCGTGGTGGTCAACGCCCTGCCCTCGCAGACGGCCACGCCAGCGGCGCTGGACGAGGTGTACGTGCGTGCGCGCAACGGCGACATGGTGCCGATCACCGCGGTGGCGACCCAGGTGCCGGGCCTGGCGCCATCGCAGATCACCCATGAAAACCAGTACACCACGATGGACCTGAGCTACAACCTGGCGCCGGACGTGAGCATGGGAGAGGCCAAGGCGATCATCGATGCCACCGTGGCCGGCATGCGCATGCCGGGCGACATCCGCCTGGCCGATGACGCCGGCTTCGGCTTCAACTCCGACCCCAGCGACATGCTGATCCTGGTGTTTGCTGCGATCCTGACCGTGTACCTGGTGCTGGGCATGCTCTACGAGAGCCTGATCCATCCGGTCACCATCCTGTCCACGCTGCCGGCGGCAGGCGTGGGTGCGCTGCTGGCGCTGTTCGGTACCAACACCGAGCTGTCGGTGATCTCGATGATCGCGCTGGTGCTGCTGATCGGCATCGTCAAGAAGAACGCGATCATGATGATCGACTTCGCGCTGGTCGCGCAGCGCGAGCATGGCCTGGCACCGCGCGATGCCGCGCGCGAGGCCAGCATCGTGCGCTTCCGCCCGATCATGATGACCACGATGGTGGCGATCCTGGCGGCGGTGCCACTGGCGATCGGCCTGGGCGAAGGGTCCGAGCTGCGGCGCCCGCTGGGCATCGCGATGATCGGCGGCCTGCTGTTCTCGCAGAGCCTGACCCTGCTCAGCACGCCGGCGCTGTACGTGATCTTCTCCTGCCTGGCCGAACGCTGGCGGGCACGGCGCGCACGCAAGCGCGAAGCGAAGCTGCTCAAGCGCGCGCAGCGGGCCTAG
- the yccS gene encoding YccS family putative transporter produces the protein MPARQSRLSRLWAHEKASYGLRVFIALTAALAVCWQLDALSALPGVFLGIIASAIAETDDNWWGRTKAVALSLLCFCIAAASVIWLFPWPWIFIGALALSTFCLTLLGALGERYASIAQATVTLAIYTMIGLEQHGATDLHSALDAVSHLLAGAVWYGLLSILWTALFANRPVRERVARLYIELGRYLQLKAALFEPVREADLQRRQLDLAEQNRRVVGALNEAKTAILARFGRSGRPGVNSGLYLRLYYMAQDFHERASSSHYPYGALVDAFFHSDVLYRCQRLLDLQGQACARLGEAIRLRRPFVYGESNQQAGRDLADALAYLRDQQRPQWQRLLGSLDLLVHNLRSIERRLLDAERSEASLDNVDTRLRDSNPHTLREMGVRLRQQLTPGSVLFRHGLRMALALIAGFAAIRLFNAQNGSWVLLTIVFVCRPNFGATRQRLAQRIVGTVAGLVLTWALLQLFPQLHVQLLIALLSALLFFFTRTDRYLVASAAITVMALTCFNLIGDGFVLIVPRMVDTLLGCAIAAAAAFLILPDWQGRQLHRVLARVLDTAARYLDSVLGQYRSGMRDDLAYRIARRDMHNADAALSTALSNMLREPGHVRRNLDAGFHFLALSNTLLGHLSALGAHRDQVDSYAGDPLALAAGDRVRKALQQLAAALTARQQVAEDDNDADRAVAAELEQIDEAMPPKLQLIRTQMALVLRMLPKVRAAANEAVRTLT, from the coding sequence ATGCCCGCCCGCCAATCCCGCCTCAGCCGCCTGTGGGCCCATGAGAAGGCCAGTTATGGCCTGCGCGTGTTCATCGCACTGACCGCAGCGCTTGCCGTGTGCTGGCAGCTGGATGCGCTGAGCGCCCTGCCCGGCGTTTTCCTCGGCATCATCGCCAGCGCCATCGCCGAGACCGACGACAACTGGTGGGGCCGGACCAAGGCCGTGGCGCTGTCACTGCTGTGCTTCTGCATCGCCGCGGCGTCGGTGATCTGGCTGTTCCCCTGGCCGTGGATCTTCATCGGCGCGCTGGCACTGTCCACCTTCTGCCTGACCCTGCTCGGCGCGCTCGGCGAGCGCTACGCATCCATCGCCCAGGCCACGGTAACGCTGGCCATCTACACCATGATCGGCCTGGAGCAGCATGGCGCCACCGATCTGCACAGCGCGCTGGACGCCGTCAGCCACCTGCTGGCGGGTGCCGTCTGGTACGGACTGCTGTCGATCCTGTGGACCGCACTGTTCGCCAACCGCCCGGTGCGTGAGCGCGTGGCGCGGCTCTACATCGAACTGGGCCGCTACCTGCAGCTGAAGGCCGCCCTGTTCGAGCCGGTACGTGAGGCCGACCTGCAACGCCGCCAGCTCGATCTGGCCGAGCAGAACCGGCGCGTGGTCGGCGCGTTGAACGAGGCCAAAACGGCGATCCTGGCCCGCTTCGGCCGCTCCGGCAGGCCCGGGGTGAACTCCGGCCTGTACCTGCGCCTGTATTACATGGCGCAGGATTTCCACGAGCGCGCCAGTTCCTCGCACTACCCGTACGGCGCCCTGGTCGACGCCTTCTTCCACAGTGACGTGCTGTACCGCTGCCAGCGCCTGCTCGACCTGCAGGGCCAGGCCTGCGCGCGGCTGGGCGAGGCGATCCGCCTGCGCCGTCCGTTCGTGTATGGCGAAAGCAACCAGCAGGCCGGACGCGACCTGGCCGATGCGCTGGCCTACCTGCGCGACCAGCAGCGCCCGCAGTGGCAGCGCCTGCTGGGTTCGCTGGACCTGCTGGTGCACAACCTGCGCAGCATCGAGCGCCGCCTGCTGGACGCCGAACGCTCCGAGGCCAGCCTCGACAATGTCGATACGCGCCTGCGCGACAGCAACCCGCACACCCTGCGCGAGATGGGCGTGCGCCTGCGCCAGCAGCTCACGCCCGGCTCGGTGCTGTTCCGCCATGGCCTGCGCATGGCGCTGGCACTGATCGCCGGTTTCGCGGCCATCCGGCTGTTCAACGCACAGAACGGCTCGTGGGTGCTGCTGACGATCGTATTCGTGTGCCGGCCCAACTTCGGCGCCACCCGCCAGCGCCTGGCCCAGCGCATCGTTGGTACCGTGGCCGGCCTCGTGCTCACCTGGGCGCTGCTGCAGCTGTTCCCGCAGCTGCACGTGCAGCTGCTGATCGCGCTGCTGTCGGCGCTGCTGTTCTTCTTCACCCGTACCGATCGCTACCTGGTGGCATCGGCGGCGATCACCGTGATGGCCCTGACCTGCTTCAACCTGATCGGCGATGGCTTCGTGCTGATCGTGCCGCGCATGGTCGATACGCTGCTGGGCTGCGCGATCGCCGCCGCCGCCGCGTTCCTGATCCTGCCCGACTGGCAGGGCCGCCAGCTGCATCGGGTGCTGGCGCGGGTGCTGGATACCGCCGCGCGCTACCTCGATTCGGTGCTGGGCCAGTACCGCAGCGGCATGCGCGATGACCTGGCCTACCGCATCGCCCGCCGCGACATGCACAACGCCGACGCCGCGCTGTCCACCGCACTGTCGAACATGCTGCGCGAACCCGGCCACGTGCGCCGCAACCTGGATGCCGGCTTCCACTTCCTGGCCCTCTCCAACACGCTGCTTGGGCACTTGTCGGCGCTGGGTGCGCACCGCGACCAGGTGGACAGCTACGCCGGCGATCCACTGGCCTTGGCCGCCGGTGATCGCGTGCGAAAGGCACTGCAGCAGCTGGCGGCGGCGCTGACCGCACGACAGCAGGTCGCGGAAGATGACAACGACGCCGACCGCGCAGTGGCCGCTGAGCTGGAACAGATCGATGAGGCGATGCCACCGAAGCTGCAGCTGATCCGCACGCAGATGGCGCTGGTGCTGCGGATGCTGCCGAAGGTGCGGGCGGCGGCGAATGAGGCGGTGCGTACGCTCACCTGA
- a CDS encoding SDR family NAD(P)-dependent oxidoreductase — MKIELAGRTALVTASTAGIGLAIAQGLAAAGARVILNGRSTDSVERARLRLLASVPGAEVTGVAADLSDAAGVDTLLAGLPTVDILVNNAGIFGPEDFFETEDATWERYWQTNVMSGVRLSRALLPAMVAAGWGRVLFISSESARNIPADMIHYGVSKTAQLSLSRGLAKRVAGSGVTVNAVLPGPTLSDGFAAMFEDERQRSGKPLEQIGREFVMAHRPSSVIQRTATVEEVANMVVYLASPQASATSGAALRVDGGVVDDIV, encoded by the coding sequence ATGAAGATCGAACTCGCCGGCCGCACCGCGCTGGTCACCGCTTCCACCGCCGGCATCGGCCTGGCGATCGCGCAGGGCCTTGCCGCAGCGGGCGCGCGGGTCATTCTCAATGGCCGCAGCACCGACAGCGTCGAACGTGCCCGCCTGCGCCTGCTCGCCTCCGTTCCGGGTGCCGAGGTGACCGGCGTCGCCGCCGACCTCTCCGATGCGGCCGGCGTCGACACGCTGCTGGCCGGCCTGCCCACGGTCGACATCCTGGTCAACAACGCCGGCATCTTCGGCCCCGAGGACTTCTTCGAGACTGAAGACGCCACCTGGGAGCGTTACTGGCAGACCAACGTGATGTCCGGCGTGCGCCTGTCGCGTGCGCTGCTGCCGGCGATGGTGGCAGCTGGTTGGGGCCGCGTGCTGTTCATTTCCTCCGAATCGGCACGCAACATTCCCGCCGACATGATCCATTACGGCGTCAGCAAGACCGCGCAGCTGTCGCTGTCGCGCGGCCTGGCCAAGCGCGTGGCCGGCAGTGGCGTCACCGTCAACGCGGTGCTGCCCGGCCCGACCCTGTCCGACGGCTTCGCGGCGATGTTCGAAGATGAACGCCAGCGCAGTGGCAAGCCGCTGGAGCAGATCGGCCGCGAGTTTGTGATGGCACACCGGCCGTCTTCGGTGATCCAGCGCACTGCCACGGTCGAGGAAGTGGCCAACATGGTGGTGTACCTGGCCTCGCCGCAGGCTTCGGCCACGTCCGGTGCGGCACTGCGCGTGGATGGCGGCGTGGTCGACGATATCGTCTGA